aaatttatgactgCGTCTTGGAAGGACGGCCGCTGATTTAAAGAGCCtagtgagaggacgggttgttttccTAGCGGTTACTTACGCATACGATACCTATGAATAAACTCTGGCTTCCTGGTTGCCTGACAGCCCTTTAGCTCTGCTAAACTCTCCGTTGCCTGACAGCTGGGCGGGCAACActtcgtattcgtagtcctgaggttccgggttcgatctccagtggaggcggagaaaatgggcaaaatgtttctttcatcctgatgcccctgttacctagcagtaaataggtaggtacctgggagttagacagctgctacgagctgcttcctggggggggggggtcgaggaccgggccgcggggacactaagccccgaaatcatctcaagataaccccaagataacttcctgtgccccgacacaatgaattattattacgaTTAATGCTGGAATCATTTATTTAAATTCAACACGACACATACTGACGGATAGTACAGAGAATGAAGTGCTTAGAATAAAATTATACTTCTGCAAGAAAGTATTTTGCAGCAACAGAAAAAGTTACTAGCTTGACTGATAGcgtaaggaggaaggaggaacaaATTAAGAATTTAGTAAAAGGAAATGAGACATGGAAATAAGACAGGCCTTTCTCCTTGTCTCATTGAAATatctgtcttcccttcatcctatactgctgtacCAGTCTTTGCACTCTTGTtctaatcctcataattttacaTTTGGCTGGattaaactctagcagccatttatcAGGCCCCTTCTGGAGTATCCAAATCCGTTTTCACTGCATCACAGTCTATTCCTGCACCgactcttctcattagttttgcatcatctgcaaacatttatATGAAGGAACCAATTTTCTCTGTCAAGTCACTTCCTCATGTTAGTGTGGCAACAATACTAGGAGTAATTTTGTTGTTCCAAGTTCTTAGAGGTTCTATTGCAGGAAATTAAATGTTCTGTTAATTCCACATAACTTATCCCTTAGAATTCCACATTCTAAAAGGTTCTCCAATAATCCTATGTGCACTATTTGCACTTTATACTTGTTCCCAAAGATTTACAGGAATCACTAAGAACAGCTGAAGTAATCAGCAAAATGATGACCAAGTCAGGTATAGGGTGGAATACAAGCCGTCTAGAATGTAGCGTCGTCAGTTTATCTTCAATAATGATTCAGTGACAGATGCTGTGGATATACCGCGAATCTTCTCCAATGCCATCGACAATCACCAGCAGACGATGCAACTCTCTCTTCAGACACTACAGCCAAGCTACAGAGCAGACAACAATTCCAGTTATACTCGAGCTACCCGCTCTCATCTCGCATTCCAGTTCTCCGATCCCGCCGGCATTCAAGGTCTCTAGCTCCCTCCTCGCTCAAGTTCTCGGCCCCAGGCCTCGCACAGATATCCTCGTCTGAGCTATCACGTCACGTCATTACATTTCCAACATCCAAATGCTGTAATCTAGACTAAATTAAATAAGGGGAATAAACCATGCTTTTTGAACATCACCCAAATTCGTATATGTTAGAATGAGTCCTAGAAACTACCCTGGTGGTACTTCATTCGTAACCTCTTTCCAATCTGATGTCTCTACTCACAATGTAACCTTTTTGCTTCCAGAGATTCTCTCTAACCCACCTTTGGACTCTTTCAGATACACCAACTTGCTTTCCTAGTTTCAATAATAGTCTTTGTTGCAGGACCGTATCGAATACCTTCTGACCGTCGatgaatatgcagtctacccatcaCACACTCTTATGATTTATGTCATCTTGTAGAACTCCAGAAAGTGTGCCACACAGGATTTTTCCTTTAGTAAAACCGTGCTGGCGCACTGCGACAAATTTGATCTGTTCTAAATGTTTATCTCTCTAGCAACTAACTTCAGGGGATTCTTGTtagtgatactggtctgtagtttaATGGGTTCTGTCTTCCTTCTTTCTTGCAGATTGGAACCTCATTAGTCATTTTCCAGCAGCCGTGTATGTGTTTTACTAATCAACCgttattcattgtgtcgggggacatgcAGCCAGTGTTCATACAAGTTAGGCTGATATAGAGGTCCTCCCCCACCCTTGCCaatgtcgaattactgaccccacaaccatctgactaactcctgagtacccatttactgctaggtgaacagagcattaggtgataggaaatgtgtcCAACCATTTTTGCTTCGCCTGGGATTCTAAACCTGAATTCTCgattatgcaacccgtcctcataaacacacgtCCAATCTATGCACCCGCCAAATCCTGTTTTTTAACGAAAACGGCTCACAACttgatgcaacccgtcctcgactgaagtccattccatccaccggtcgaccccacagacgcattcataaattttaacatggtgtttattcaaaacgggacttttctcaaatataaattaatattataatatattagcatattgtgcatatatataggcataggttaggtgtttagattctgttggcgattatttgtagtacgtgagtgaagcatttacagcgttgtggttcgaacgaaATTCGTCATtgaagcacttgtttcggaagtgttcgaacgtcatcagttgtgtgtaaaccgtttttcattcataaacagggggtttggcgggcgcATGgagtcacttttggatctttgtttggaggacgggctgtttcgctgacgacttttatttgaaccacaatgctgtaaatgcagcCCCtcttcataaacaaaggccaaaattGGTTCCGTGCATccgccaaactccctgtttatgaatgaaaaacggtttgcacacgactcacaactgatgacgttcaaacacttccggaacaagtgcttcactgacgaattttgttcggacCTCAACGCTgttaatgcttcacccacgtaccacaaatacaaatagtcgccaacagaacctaaacacctaacctaaccaatatgtaaatatgcacagtatatttttttattttatttatatatacaagagttcttacattcttgtaaagtcacttacACCAATAGAGCTTCGGGGAGGTCCTTAATTCTAATTTTTTtccagaatacgacccgccaaatcgtttaacaaccaagtacccaatgactgctgggtgaatgaagattgatgattgatgaagattaagccatccaaaagatggcacgggcatgaatagcccgtaagtggtggctcttttgagccattaccagtatcgagagctgttactggagatctgtggaggtgcgaatgcaccctgcatgacgggagatgtctcccttgtgaatgtgttaagatgaagatgaagccacccaaaaggtggcacgggcatgaatagcccgtaagtggtggcccttttgagccatcactagtatcaatagatgatactagagatctgtggaggtgcgactccaccctgcgtgacgggagatgtctaccGTCGGGTGAATGAACAGATGCgtatagttaaggattggcgcccagtcaattctCCCCGCCCAGAATACGAAGCCAGGCCAAAGAGCTCGGGAAGCGCTAGGgtagtgctttaccactgcgccacggggactacaTGTGCAtgtctaatatataacaatattaatttttatttgagaaaattcctattttgaatgaacagcacttAAAATTGTTGACTGCGTCTTTGGGTTTGACCTCTGGATGGAATGGACGtggtctgaggacaggttggattgTACGAACCCTACTACTACCGGGACCCCAAATTTACTATTTACTTACATTAAAATTaattatttgtgcctgcaaggtCGAGCTGATAGCTccagaccccgcctttctagccgttgCTAATATTGCTTTTTATTTTGCTATgcctaataataaataaattattttatatgtAATGTGAATTTTATAACAGTGAACGCTATATAatattaccgtatatataatataaattaagCAGGTGGGAGGTTTGGCGACAGTGTAGCTGGAATGACTCCCATATGTAGCGGTTTTCCCATAGAGTTGGCAGCACTGACTCTCTCTCCTCCGCGTCGACTCCTACCATTTTACCGAATTTGTTTAAATTAAAGTAGAGCCTTTCAGACAATAATATGTACAATTATAAAGTGTCTAGAAATCGTATTTACATATTTTAATGTTAAATATATCATATTAAAGGCTAAAGATCATTAGTAGACGAGTAGGATAATATCGGAGCTTGAGTGCACATCAGTCAGAAACCTGCGGGTGCGCAAAGAGGTCGTGTACGCCGTCTCCTCCATACCGGCCCAAATGTTTCTTAAAAAGAGATAACTAGTCGCCCAGAAGGTGAGCCATTGCTATATTATTACCCCGAGGATGAGTGTAGGTGCAGCAAGGGGCGCGTGGAGGTAAGTTGTAGGGTAGTAAATGTGTTGAGGTGTTGGGGTTTCCCGTGAGGGTGATGACGCAGCTGTGAGGAGCAGCTTCCGCCTCCCCCCCAGTGGCCACTCCACGCTCTTCCCGTCATTGTTTGTCTGCTCCGCGccctcacctctctccccccGCTGCCGCCCCCATGGTTACTGCTCCAGTGTGGGTATAGATGGTTGTGGAGCGTTGGAGCGGCCCGGGTAAGTTGAGGGGTGAAGTGTGTTAAGGCGAGTTAAAGTTATATGTGGGTGAGGCGTGCGGGAGGTGAAGCACCGGTTGGGGCAGGCGCGCGCTCCTCCCCCGGGCCTTTGTTGTTGGACCCACGCCACACTCCCCGACCCACGCtacacctccacccacctcccCCCACGCCCACCTCCTCTCTCCCCACGCCCACCTCTCACGCCCACCTCCCCACGCCCACTACCGCCCCCCCGGAGCCTGGTCCCCGCCCGCCCTGAAGAAGCAGGGCGTGGGTGGCCATACTTGTCAGTGCTGGCCAAAGTTGCACCGTTATATTGATTTTTGCACAGGTATCTTTTGTGGCAATGTCGCAAGCTGCTGCTTGAATGAGTGGAATCTGTTTCAGGTCTCTTTGAGTAAGTTTGTGATGTGAAATACCCGAGGCTTGGTAAGTTGTCTTCACTTGTTTAGCTAGAATAATTCTACTAAAGCTTCTTATTTATTTTTcagaattatatataataattatataaaatttgaTTCTGGAAAGAAATCTTCAGGAAATGCATGAAAATTTTGTATCATGAAGATAAGCCTCAAATTTGGGTTAGAAGCTTAAAGAAACCTgtgtaaatccccccccccccccaataaagACTATATTTTAGCTATCATTTGTGGGGTCAAACGCACAGGTAATGCTCGACTACCAAATATAATAGTAGTGATTTAGACAGTAATAGTGAGATAGGAAGAGAGATGTCAGTGCATCACACTCCTAGAGAGTATATGTAAAAACTGAACAAAAAGATTTTTAAGTGAGGGTTTGGATATAGAGTAGCAATAACATTACTCAACATGGGCCATTCAAAACCTCTCAAATAATGTGAAATCACAATATTAGCAAACTCACTTAAATTTTTTTGAGGGAGGTTGAATGTGTTGCTTTATACTGTATGAAAATGGTATggcacctggggggggggttataaaaATATGCAATGCCCTTATGTAGGGCAGAGGTTGTTGCTTGTTAATTCATTAGAAGTTGCCATTTATGTGGTTTGTAGGGCATAATTTACTGTTCAAAGGTAATTAAATGTATTTGTAGAAAAACCACAAAGTGGGACACATTAAAAACTGAATTATGGATGAGTAAATctaatagctatatatatatatataaaaatgtatataaattgtTTCCCATCAATGGACAAATTAGATGAAACAGCTGCACTGTATGAAAGAGCATTAACCATTAAAATGTGTCATACATTGATGATTCCATACATTGTTGCTTCCAGTTGTCCTAGTTTTCATAAAAATGATGTAATATGGCTGTAATGTCTTATTTGGATACAGCGGAGTTAACCATACCCATGTAACAAAAATTCTGGAATGTTTAATTGCTTACTACAGTATATGAGTGTATCATGTACTAGCATCATGCAGTTATCAAATCACAATTTAGTTTCTCGCTGATGCTTGAATCTAATTCTGGATGGCGTTTGTGATGGAttgtggtatcgcagctatactgaaccaagatggtatggctctccctcacataaataataaaaaaaaatgttgctATTGGCCCTTGCAGTGTGTAAATTGCAGGTGGAaaaatgaaaatcatcaaataaataattaaaacaatttaccgaaatattaatgaacaaaaatgGCACCTGAAAACACTGCAAAGGTGGACAAGATATGAAAATTTATACAAAAACTAAGAAATTCAACGAATACAAAGCATGAAGATAAACTGGTGTACTGAAGActgctaccataccaccatggcatcagacaCACGGTGTTGACTGAAGGCAGATGACAGGTGAGAGAGACCAAGGTGCTCCAAGAGCACTAAGAgagagactggctctccagggaggtggtgccctttatatagtccggtGGTGATGACTCATCCGATGTCAACacaaggtggacatctggtcaactagcaaactgctcgtttgtgactggcggtgcctttgtgttgagctgcaccactgctagttgaaggcggctaactgcttgtttgtgaagGCAAGCTACTGGTTAGCAGAGGCGCCCAGCTTGCCTCTTGAGTCATACCAGGCtttgccaggccctggggggtacggagaggtggcaggactgatgaccaaTCTGGGCTGGTTTAGAGGTAGACTTCCAGTGCAAAGGCATTGAAGGTgaggggaaaaggcagttccactgctatgcaggggattcacaaGACACGTTACGAGACTAGTACTATTGAAGTGGGTTGCAAGACTCCATCTGAGTTCTTCACTTTTGTAAAGCCTGGCACGCATATTGTTTCaggcaggttcttaatcctaattttttcccCGGAATATGACCTGCCAaactgtttaacaaccaggtataatttatatataatataggtgTGCATATACCTATTCTCCTGTGTGTAATAATGGGTGTACGTAGGCCTATCACTTTGTAGGATTTTGCTGTTTTCTGGCCACCTTTGCTTGACACCTTGCctatttgaatatggcagaagggcTTTAGTGTCAATGAAGGAAATATGTAGATTGCCAGATTAGCTGTGCATGTCGAGCCTTTCTCAAGATtgggggcttggggagtagaactcgacTCCATCAAGGTATGTTCTTGGTCCGACTCATTGAGGTGGGGTTTCACTGTGGTTGGGCCTCTCAGGTAAACCTTTTTAAGATCGTGATCCAGTTTATTGCGAGAAGCCTCAGAACAACACCTAGGCAGGGGAATTCTTATAAGATCCATCATTTAATTTGTTTAAGTCTTTACATATGATATAATTATCCACGAGTGTTTCTCCATATACCTAGTCATATAACATTGTCTCGTACTAAATTTTTTTTATCTTACTATGTGAACCTAACTCATTTAATACTTAAGGGACTGAATTCTGAGAGGTTAGAAATGAGGGTGAAGTCTAGTCAGATACTCTTGGTAATGTCCATCATATGATAGTTTAACCCCTGGGCAGTGCTTGTGTGATTATTGCCTGCAACACCGCCAGATGCaagattttttttcttttaagaTTGTTAAAATGTTTTTCATGATCAtggggaaaataataataaaatcgtaGGCGACACATTTTTGCTGcaatagggcgaggaagtctggcaaaattgagGTGCTGACAGTAAGCGTCCTGTGCTGGTTTCCACACGTGCTGTCagacgggagttgccacaaagatattgcctaactatttcaatgtctgatttttcACTATTTTTGCAGTGATATTGTTCAATAATGTGTAGTGtgctatatttatataataaaatgtgtggtgtgcatattagtgattcaattatgattataaaacaataaaccaatagttttgctattattacactatatacacatgcaCATTATATatgagtatctgcatgttttgttcacaaaGTCATGTCATGTGCATCTACCATTCTGAGTGCCAGGTTCCTGTGACATTGAGTACTTCAGTATTCAGAATGCTGAGAAAAAATATGGCATCAAATAATATTGCTTGGGTTGCATATGATAATTTAGTATCAAATAAGAAGCAGTAAATATTTATTTTGGGGTTTTTAATTAATGTACTGTATAATGGTAGAATTAAGATTTGTCCTGTTGTACAACAAAACTTCAAGGTTCCATTCTAAATATTTATCTTTTCTGAATTTCAGCAGCCATGGAGGAGCTACTGTCGTTAAAGTGGAACAACCATCGCACCACTTTCATTCATATTTTGGGGGTTCTCAGGGATAAGGTAAATAAATGTTATTGTTGGTCTAATAAAATATTATGTATGGTTTTTTCATGGTTTTTGTAATTGTTATTTATATACTATTTATTTGTtttgtgttttatatatgtatgtatattttttaTTGTGAAATTAATATCTGGAACTTTATGAAATTTATTTGAAATCAGTTCTTTTTATCTCTTAACAGAAAAATCTTTCTTTTCCAGCAAGCGTATACGGATGTCACTCTGGCATGTGATGGCAAATTCTACAGTGTGCACAAGTTGGTGCTTTCAACGTGTAGTGATTACTTCTGTGCCATGTTTGACAAGACTGCTTGCAAGAGCCCTGTTATAGTGTTAAAAGATATTAAGTGTGAGGACCTAGAGGCCTTGCTAGATTATATGTACCTTGGTGAAGTGAATGTGCGACAAAGTGACTTAGCTTCTTTAATTAAGGCAGCAGAAAATTTGAGAATTAAAGGCCTTGCAGTACCTGATGATGAACCTCCAAATAAGGGCATGGGGGTAGCACCTCCACGGACAGAACCTGTTAGGAGAGATGGAGGAAGTGGTAGTCCACCAACAAAGAGAAAACGAAGAGATGAAGGCGAAGATGGCAGGGAAGATGTTAGACCGCCTCCGGCTCCACCTTCATCAGGTGGCTTGCATACACCCCCACCTGCATCTAGACCAAAGAGCCCTGTTAGCCAGCGGCTGAGCCCTTCACCTCATAGAACCTCTCAGGAGTCACCTGTAGCTGAAGACCGCACTAGCCGTCCCCTTTCTTCTCCAGCAGAACCCCCTCCAGCATCACGGGCATCTTCACAACCCCCTGCTCAGTCTGCATCTTCTCAACCCCCTATTAATCAGTACACCGATGACACTCCATCTTTTGTAAAGGTGGAGATGGAGGAAGAGCGTCCTGATGATATGCATGGGGATTCGTATGATTTAAGTGCAGATGGCTATAAAGAAGAAGGGGATGATTCGGGGAGTGGAATGAACAATGATTTACCCGAGTTCCTACAAGCAGCTGCCTCTGGAGCCTTAGGCAGTGGTGCTGCATCTTATGCCCATCACTCCTTTGCTGGCCCTTCTGGCTATCAGCCGGTAAGTCTAGTttagtttttatatttttttaatgttgAATATGGGTGTTGTGTGCATAGTTATTTAATGTATGGTTTTATcagtgtaaatatttattgtgttAACTCTTGTTTCATGATAGGGGgatctggctggctggcagggtgATGGCTCATCTTTAGGGTTTCCAGCTCATCTAAACTTCAGCACCTCAGACAGTTCTAGTCAACAGAATGCACCCGGGGTAAGTGTTATACTAGTCACAGTCTATTCTCATGACCACCCACCAGCCAGTAGTATATTATGATTAATGCAGTTGGAAGTGAAAGTATTATTTGAAAATAAGTTGCAGGTTTGCTGTATGATGCTTGAATTTGATGCTTGTGATTTAATTTTATCATTATGAATCTACAGAGGACTAAGTGTAAGGTATCTAGTATGTTCAGTTATCAAGAttagtacagtatttataattGGCATTTAAATCTTTGTTATATGAGTGGAGTTTTTACGCTATTCCTGTAGCTCTTGGTACACTGGTGCCTCAAATTTTGTTAATGACACATTGGGTTAAACCCATATTAATATGCATTGGGCATTAATTCCTACATTTGGTACCTGTGGGTAATTTTACCTAAGTTTGCAAGTGATTTTTTTTAGAAGAGCTCTTACCTACTGCTCTAAAACTTTTATTCCTCTCTTATGGCAGAGATTCATATTTGAATTATGCTTGAAATACGTAAAAAATTAGAATGTTAACTGAATAATGTACACTGCAAGAGATGAGCACTGACAAATGATGAATTTTGAGTTTAATAGCTTTCACAATGAACCTATTAGAAATTTTGTCTAGACTTAACACTTAACTTCGGTTTACTTGTGTTAACATAAAGTAACGTTGTTACTTGCTAAATGCCATAAAAGTTACTCGGAAATGACTATAATAGATTTTCATATGAAAATATAGCTATTAAATGGACAAAAGGTTTATACAGTAGTAGCAAGTAAAAGATTTATGCTGAGGTTGGAGATGGACTTCCTACCTGCCATTTCAATGATGGGACAATTGGTATTTAAGTTTGACAAATGTTAGACCTGAACATGTCATGATATAGGTGACCATGAAAATCATGAAAGATTAGATTTGCGTGTGTAGTTTGTATTTTAAGTGTTTTAGGAATTCACAGTCCTCCAAGGTTGAATGATTGTCATGGTGCAGCAAAGTATAGCCTATTGGCAttagtaataatataattatatattgtcACAAGGTTGCTGATCATGATATTTACTGGCTGTGTGTGGTTCATGACAGATGTTTCCTCACCAATCGAGACACTAGAGACCAGACATATCAGTAGAAATATTTTTGGATATAAATTATATATCACATGCTTTCTTTTAAGGGTATATGCAAAATGAGTGCTTGTTATTAGGCACACAGCAAGGTACTGCTTGTTGAAGGTTGCATTATAGGACTGGGATGTTGGGAATCTCCACGGAACTGTTAGTTTTAAGACATAGCTGAAAGAAGACAGATGAGGGTAAGTGGTTTGATTCTGTGAATTGTCTGGCTTCTAGTGCCATGACAAAATATGAAACTTAAATATGGATAGTCCAATGAGCAATGTGCTAATCTTCTTGGTGAGGCTTCATCTTAAAGAGATCAGTAATCTCATTAAAGTTTATAATAAAATCTGTATTAAACACAGCTCCCTTTATAATCATGTGACAATTTTTATGTGGCTaagtgttattcccagattgaatAATGTTATATTATCAATTCTCTTGAAATCTAAGATAGTCACTGTACTCTTGCAGTTGAAAGTGGTTGTTTACACATGTGCTTTTGTGtttttgttgatttttttttaacgACATAAGGATAATTTGGATTGCTTTGGGCATGACAACTATGTAGTTGAAATTAATCTTCTTCCTTCTTACTAGAATCCATATATCACTGCAgttcatattatttataacaagctGATTTGAAAGAATTAAGAAAACTTGAACACTACTGTACTTTCTTGCATTAGCTATTTTAACAAGTATTTTGTTGGGTTATCGTTGTTCTATCCAAATCTTTCAGTAGCATGAATTTTGCTACGAGTTATTGAATTTTTGTGGCTCTGGTAATTTTTACTTCATAATAAAGTATTGTCAAATTGGGCATTAAGTGACAGCTTCAGGTTCGGTACATAAGTTATTAAACAAAAATAGTGTCTAGTTGTTCTAGAGGCATAATGTAAAGGTTACCTTAATTTCGTAATTGAGGAATGGGTTAAAAATTTGAATAATAGGCTGCCTAGTGGGTTGTCTTGTTAATTGAATTGTGTAGGATAAATTTTCTGAATTGGTTTATAGAAGTATTCCTgactagttttttttttattttatgaagTATAGATCGTAGCTTATTTGTTTCCGATAATGATATGGAACGTTTTCACATGACAAAGTTGGGTTTTtagtatttttttaattttaataatGTTTAGCTAAATGCTTTTTGTAATGTGCTTGAATACTAACTATAGTTTGATTAAAGTCATTTTGGGTTTGTCTTGCTACCCGGTAATGTGCTAGCTACAGGGCTTTGTTTTATATGCACATTTAGTTAATAGGCAAACTTTTGAAAGGGCAGGTATTGTATCATGTATACGAGGGAGCTGTGATCTTTCATGATTCAACTACGATGCTCATAACAGTTTACTGATCTCAATATTTTAGTCACAGATAATGTGTTGTGTCCAGAGCTATGCCATTGCGATTGAATTAAGTGAGCTGTTAACTATTGAAATAGCATTTGTGTAAATAAACTATGCCAGGCACAACACTTTATTATGTTTATACTGTATTTGTAGAATaatgtgtgtatgcatgtgtgtgtacataGGAATGTTGGATATATAATCaaactaaatatttatatatatgtatatatatatatatttgtgagtgtgtgtttgtttgtgtgtgtgtaaactgtgTTTTACCCCAGTTAGTGTCATTTCGATTTTCCATCATCAGAAACAAAATTTAACACCAGAAAGGCAGTGTGTCCTATAACCCCCACCCCAATATAAGATAAAGAAAACTCTGTGGAAGCCTTTGGCACTTAAAGAAAATGAAGTACAGTGTATAAGGGCTAACTTAAATAATGTCAACAAACACTAATTATACTGTACTAAAAAATTAACTTTTTGTTTACTGAAAATAGTAGcataaaatacagtactgtatattaaaaTTATAATGCAATACTGAATAATATAATACAACTTACGGCTATGTAGACAAATAATCAAGTGAATGTAGCTGCTCGAGAAAAATGAATCTCTCCAGCTAATCGTGGACATAAACAAGGAAGTTCTAAACTTGATATTATTAGTAAAAATTCCCTCGGAGAAGAAGGAATGGGAGGTAAAATACCTATAACATGTAGTAATTCTAATAAGAGGCCAAAGAAACAAAGGAAGACAATATAGTTAGAAACAAAGCTAAAAGTGCTAGGTAGGTATGACAAGTGAGTGAGCAAAAAATGACTAGCTAATATCTTTTCCCATTACTTTATGAATTTAACTTACTTAACATAAAAGGACAATGAGGTTTTTGGTTTCATTTACTGGCATATCATTTTCTACTTAAGGGTTTTCAGGAAACTAATCCTGAACTTAAAGttcacctgtatatatatatataatattatatactatatttactgtatgtgtatatatatataatatatgggtgtatgtatgtatatgtatacacatgtatatatgtgtgtgtatatgtatgtacacaccagaaggaatacagaattttatgaacatgtttgtagatgatgctaagatactggggaagataggcaacgcagatgattgtaatgcccttcaagttGATTTAGATAAAATAGGTGCTTGGAATGacatgtggcaaatggaattcaatgtgaataaatgccgtgttatggaatgtggaatctgaGAAAATAGATCTCGCAACTTACAAATTGTGGTAAGGAATTAAAAAACTGTAATAAAGAACGAGATCTTGGGGATGGTTTTAGATAGTAAACTagtcaccagaggcacacacacaaAGATCATTGTAAGAGGAAAGTATGCATTGCTTTCCATCTCCAGACTTACTTTTAACTACAgggatggtgaaatattaaaaCTTCATGACTTGTGAGatcaaattggaatatgcagcagttgtaaggtgcccaaatctcaagaagcaaatcaataaactggaaaaggtgcaaaggcttgctataaaatggcttccagaactga
The DNA window shown above is from Procambarus clarkii isolate CNS0578487 chromosome 82, FALCON_Pclarkii_2.0, whole genome shotgun sequence and carries:
- the LOC123764388 gene encoding longitudinals lacking protein, isoforms H/M/V isoform X4, with product MVVERWSGPAAMEELLSLKWNNHRTTFIHILGVLRDKQAYTDVTLACDGKFYSVHKLVLSTCSDYFCAMFDKTACKSPVIVLKDIKCEDLEALLDYMYLGEVNVRQSDLASLIKAAENLRIKGLAVPDDEPPNKGMGVAPPRTEPVRRDGGSGSPPTKRKRRDEGEDGREDVRPPPAPPSSGGLHTPPPASRPKSPVSQRLSPSPHRTSQESPVAEDRTSRPLSSPAEPPPASRASSQPPAQSASSQPPINQYTDDTPSFVKVEMEEERPDDMHGDSYDLSADGYKEEGDDSGSGMNNDLPEFLQAAASGALGSGAASYAHHSFAGPSGYQPGDLAGWQGDGSSLGFPAHLNFSTSDSSSQQNAPGGLVGRLGDVASLVCAVCGKAFGGRNRRQILERHIATHTGHKPYPCPHCPFRSSRQDTLKIHVARMHKDLVSGNTGPRDVGSRETQARMRNNSPRAIRDLVLFERGALLHEMLQQREEVQQRESLQQREVTPEAQTVTATLHHSRPAL
- the LOC123764388 gene encoding longitudinals lacking protein, isoforms H/M/V isoform X11; the protein is MVVERWSGPAAMEELLSLKWNNHRTTFIHILGVLRDKQAYTDVTLACDGKFYSVHKLVLSTCSDYFCAMFDKTACKSPVIVLKDIKCEDLEALLDYMYLGEVNVRQSDLASLIKAAENLRIKGLAVPDDEPPNKGMGVAPPRTEPVRRDGGSGSPPTKRKRRDEGEDGREDVRPPPAPPSSGGLHTPPPASRPKSPVSQRLSPSPHRTSQESPVAEDRTSRPLSSPAEPPPASRASSQPPAQSASSQPPINQYTDDTPSFVKVEMEEERPDDMHGDSYDLSADGYKEEGDDSGSGMNNDLPEFLQAAASGALGSGAASYAHHSFAGPSGYQPGDLAGWQGDGSSLGFPAHLNFSTSDSSSQQNAPGVGRVSPGRTSGLTCEICGKVFSGKNQRQLLRRHTLIHTGEKPHACPNCPYRTNQKCNLNMHIATVHRAAPFLHPSLTPAFSLPQPSSSHSTRNVTTQNVATSAVTILNFRNKGGKLQ
- the LOC123764388 gene encoding longitudinals lacking protein, isoforms H/M/V isoform X13; this encodes MVVERWSGPAAMEELLSLKWNNHRTTFIHILGVLRDKQAYTDVTLACDGKFYSVHKLVLSTCSDYFCAMFDKTACKSPVIVLKDIKCEDLEALLDYMYLGEVNVRQSDLASLIKAAENLRIKGLAVPDDEPPNKGMGVAPPRTEPVRRDGGSGSPPTKRKRRDEGEDGREDVRPPPAPPSSGGLHTPPPASRPKSPVSQRLSPSPHRTSQESPVAEDRTSRPLSSPAEPPPASRASSQPPAQSASSQPPINQYTDDTPSFVKVEMEEERPDDMHGDSYDLSADGYKEEGDDSGSGMNNDLPEFLQAAASGALGSGAASYAHHSFAGPSGYQPGDLAGWQGDGSSLGFPAHLNFSTSDSSSQQNAPGGAKVDVVAPGGCEGLEGRGLVCHVCGKAFYSRNRRQDLQRHFLSHTGERPFPCPFCPYRASLKGNLKKHVHGLHAQFLKALDKNIIFSNASVILSPPPLSMAHDNTSQSN
- the LOC123764388 gene encoding longitudinals lacking protein, isoforms H/M/V isoform X14, with translation MVVERWSGPAAMEELLSLKWNNHRTTFIHILGVLRDKQAYTDVTLACDGKFYSVHKLVLSTCSDYFCAMFDKTACKSPVIVLKDIKCEDLEALLDYMYLGEVNVRQSDLASLIKAAENLRIKGLAVPDDEPPNKGMGVAPPRTEPVRRDGGSGSPPTKRKRRDEGEDGREDVRPPPAPPSSGGLHTPPPASRPKSPVSQRLSPSPHRTSQESPVAEDRTSRPLSSPAEPPPASRASSQPPAQSASSQPPINQYTDDTPSFVKVEMEEERPDDMHGDSYDLSADGYKEEGDDSGSGMNNDLPEFLQAAASGALGSGAASYAHHSFAGPSGYQPGDLAGWQGDGSSLGFPAHLNFSTSDSSSQQNAPGGLMAARAGLVGMITPPSGPAMATCPICRRDFHGPYHATLLRRHMRTHTGEKPYACPHCPYRANISSNLTRHIRSRHPAHPSLLRPQHVNQETIHQIRNFHNTLSEHSEQT